A single genomic interval of Nerophis lumbriciformis linkage group LG17, RoL_Nlum_v2.1, whole genome shotgun sequence harbors:
- the LOC133614208 gene encoding olfactory receptor 52B2-like produces MENPFNTSSTLALQSFNIPPESVIPAFLFASLSYSIIFFCNLILILTIVLHKNLHQPKHLFLLNMPVNDLIGSSAFFLQLIKEIVTDSRSMEHWACVAQAFFIHIYAAGTVLILTAMAYDRYVAICLPLKYNAIMTYAHVVRIISAVWVCCLLLIGVLFYLLLRLPRCRSKITQLYCDNPSLLSLVCANTAVNNIYGLGIVAFTQVLANGMILYTYLQILVACFLSKRSDTKAKALQTCATHLFVFLLLECLGLFTIISYRVKNLPQNFRTFLGSSTLIFPPTLNPIVYGLKTQEIRASMVTLLGWQHMLLQNLYVPFSINGAFTDV; encoded by the exons ATGGAGAACCCGTTCAACACGTCGTCGACTCTGGCGCTGCAGAGCTTCAACATACCCCCCGAGAGCGTCATACCCGCCTTCCTCTTTGCCAGTCTCAGCTACTCGATCATATTTTTCTGCAACCTCATCCTCATCCTCACCATCGTGCTCCACAAAAACCTGCACCAGCCCAAACACCTGTTCCTGCTCAACATGCCCGTCAACGACCTGATCGGCTCCTCGGCCTTCTTCCTGCAGCTCATCAAGGAGATCGTGACGGACAGCCGGAGCATGGAGCACTGGGCGTGCGTGGCGCAGGCTTTCTTCATCCACATCTACGCGGCGGGCACCGTGCTCATTCTCACCGCCATGGCCTACGACCGCTACGTGGCCATATGTTTGCCCCTGAAATACAACGCCATCATGACCTACGCGCACGTGGTGAGGATAATCAGCGCCGTTTGGGTGTGTTGCCTGCTGCTGATCGGGGTGCTGTTCTACCTGCTTCTGCGTTTGCCTCGTTGCCGCTCTAAAATCACACAACTGTACTGCGACAACCCCAGCCTGCTGAGCCTCGTCTGCGCCAACACGGCCGTCAACAACATTTACGGCCTGGGCATTGTGGCGTTCACTCAGGTGTTGGCCAACGGGATGATTCTGTACACGTATCTCCAGATCCTGGTGGCGTGCTTCTTGTCCAAGCGCTCCGACACCAAAGCCAAAGCTCTGCAGACGTGTGCCACGCACTTGTTTGTCTTTCTGCTGCTGGAGTGTCTGGGTCTTTTCACCATCATCTCCTACCGAGTCAAGAATCTTCCGCAAAATTTCAGGACATTCTTGGGGTCTTCCACTTTGATTTTCCCGCCGACGCTCAACCCCATCGTCTACGGACTGAAAACTCAAGAAATCC gggcgtccatggtaacgttgcttggatggcaacatatgttgctccaaaacctgtatgtacctttcagcattaatggcgccttcacagatgtgtaa
- the LOC133614910 gene encoding olfactory receptor 2AT4-like translates to MSSTNGTRIRHFFLLGFAGLPPKYYAPLSVLLLVVFLAIAGGNTFIIILVKMDRLLHKPTYLIFCHLALTDLAFGAVTLPRIIWKYWVGDSLISFPACFVQMYFVHFLGATHSFILMVMALDRLLAVCLPLRYVAVFTNTTVTVLCGASWLMPIVWMVSLVLDALTLPYCGSNVIVQCYCDHIGIMALSCEETQEVEAVAFGLAMFSLLFPLTFVIASYLVIIVTVMRVCSPNSRMKALSTCTPQLLTTCLYYTPRCFVYMANNVGFTFSVPLRITVIMTYSLLPAAVNPLIYCFKTQHIKETLKKKFCSSKIRA, encoded by the coding sequence ATGTCTTCCACCAATGGGACCAGGATACGACACTTCTTCCTCCTCGGGTTTGCGGGCCTTCCGCCAAAGTACTACGCCCCGTTGTCCGTCTTGCTTCTTGTCGTCTTCCTGGCCATAGCAGGCGGGAACACGTTCATTATAATCCTCGTTAAGATGGACCGGCTCCTGCACAAACCCACGTATTTGATCTTCTGCCACCTGGCGTTGACCGACTTGGCCTTCGGCGCCGTGACCCTGCCGAGGATCATCTGGAAGTACTGGGTGGGGGACAGCCTCATTTCCTTCCCCGCCTGCTTcgttcagatgtactttgtgcaCTTCCTGGGCGCCACGCACTCCTTCATCTTGATGGTGATGGCTCTGGATCGCCTCCTGGCTGTCTGCCTGCCCTTGCGTTACGTCGCCGTCTTCACCAACACCACCGTGACCGTGCTGTGCGGCGCCTCCTGGTTGATGCCCATCGTCTGGATGGTGAGCCTGGTGCTGGATGCCCTGACGCTGCCGTACTGCGGGTCCAATGTGATCGTGCAGTGCTACTGCGACCACATCGGCATCATGGCGCTGAGTTGCGAGGAGACGCAGGAGGTGGAGGCGGTGGCCTTCGGTCTGGCCATGTTCAGCCTGCTCTTCCCTTTAACGTTCGTCATCGCGTCCTACTTGGTCATCATCGTGACCGTGATGAGGGTATGCAGCCCCAACAGCCGCATGAAGGCGCTGTCCACGTGCACGCCACAGCTGCTGACCACGTGCCTCTACTACACGCCCAGGTGCTTCGTGTACATGGCCAACAACGTGGGCTTCACCTTCAGCGTGCCCCTCCGCATCACGGTCATCATGACGTACAGTCTGTTGCCCGCCGCCGTCAACCCGCTCATCTACTGCTTCAAAACGCAGCACATTAAGGAGACTCTGAAAAAGAAGTTCTGTAGTAGCAAAATAAGAGCATGA
- the hmgb1b gene encoding high mobility group protein B1b, giving the protein MGKDPKKPRGKMSSYAYFVQTCREEHKKKHPEASVNFAEFSKKCSERWKTMSPKEKGKFEDMAKQDKVRYEAEMKNYIPPKGQKMKRFKDPNAPKRPPSAFFLFCGDFRPKVKGETPGLSIGDTAKKLGEMWNGSSMEEKQPYEKKAAKLKEKYDKDIVAYRTKGKVDSSSAPAAVAAAAADDDDEDDDDEGEDEDEDDEDDE; this is encoded by the exons ATGGGTAAGGATCCAAAGAAGCCCCGGGGCAAAATGTCCTCCTACGCCTACTTTGTGCAAACATGCCGAGAGGAGCACAAGAAGAAGCATCCCGAGGCCAGCGTCAACTTTGCAGAGTTCTCCAAGAAATGCTCAGAGCGATGGAAG aCAATGTCCCCGAAAGAGAAAGGCAAATTTGAAGATATGGCCAAGCAGGACAAGGTGCGCTACGAGGCAGAGATGAAGAACTATATTCCACCTAAGGGACAGAAGATGAAGCGGTTTAAGGACCCAAACGCCCCTAAGAGACCTCC GTCCGCGTTCTTCCTCTTCTGCGGGGACTTTCGCCCCAAGGTGAAGGGCGAGACTCCGGGGCTGTCCATCGGCGACACGGCGAAGAAGTTGGGAGAGATGTGGAACGGCTCGTCCATGGAGGAAAAGCAGCCGTACGAGAAGAAGGCGGCCAAGTTGAAGGAGAAGTACGACAAG GACATCGTGGCCTACCGCACAAAGGGCAAAGTAGATTCCAGCTCCGCTCCGGCGGCGGTGGCGGCGGCAGCAGCAGATGACGACGACGAGGATGACGATGACGAGGGAGAGGATGAGGACGAAGATGACGAGGATGATGAGTAG